Genomic segment of Arachis hypogaea cultivar Tifrunner chromosome 16, arahy.Tifrunner.gnm2.J5K5, whole genome shotgun sequence:
AATTAACACTTGTCATTGTTACAAAGAAATAGAATGAAATTGCATTACATTTTAATTAGCTTGCTAGTTTGTGCAATATTATTGGAGCTTCTTATAAACGTAAAGACATGCTCCATGAAAGTCAAATGCAAAAGATAATTATTGTATTACAAAATAGAGATACTTCTAGTGGGCACTACTTAAATCGAGAAACAACATTAAAAAGGAAAGGTGATACTCGATGGGGCTTACATTATGGTATAATACTTAACCTGATTTCTATTTGTTCTGTTGTGGTAGAAGTTCTTGAagtcattgagaaaaataaaaaaatctcgaACAAAGAGCTAAAACATGCCAATTATTAAATCGTGttcaatcatttgaatttttattcaatttaaatttgaTGAAAAGTATATTAAGGATTACTAATGAGTTGTCTCAAACTCTacaaaaaaatatcaaaacattataaatattataacattAGTTAAAGTATCCAAACAACGATTGCAAAGTATAAGAGATGATATATAGTTGGTATCCTTTGCTCAATAAAGTTTCAGTATTTTGTGATAGACACAATATTCATGGTCCAAATATGAATGACATATTTATAGTACAAGGAAGATTAAGGTGCAAAATTTAAAAGTTCTCAAACTTGTACTATTTTCAAGTTGATTTAATTTATTAAGTGGTTGATAGACAACTTCAAGAGCTTAACAATTGCTTTATAGAGGTAAATACTGAGTTATTTTTTTGTATAGCTTGCTTGAATTCAAGTGACTCATTTTTTGCATTTGATAAAAGTTGATTCGTTTAGCTAAATTTTATCCACATGAATTCTCTTTTACTCAATTTTTGGTATAGTCAGCTTGAGAATTTTATATTGGATATGtgttttgattatcaatttttaaatataaatggaATAATAATTAGTAGATTATATCAAAAGTTAGTtgagacaaaaaaatatattatttatccaTTAGTGTTTCTCCTATTGATGAAATTAGCTTTGATTCTACTTATGGCAATGACATAAGttgaaagaatatttttttctatGAATATCATAAAGGGTCGATTTCGTAATCGAATAGGAGACGAGTGGTTGagtaattatttaattacatatataaaaaaaagagatattcaatcaagataataataaaacaatcattcaatatttttaaaatataaaaataaaaagagaaatacctttaaaattaaaaaaaaattaataactgatataattttttttatattcaatgtgtacttttattttttttaaaattaatatatcttttaataataatgagtatttttttttttatcttccaaCATAAATCGTTTGGTCCATCACTAGCAGTACCACTAATTGGTTAGGTATACTTTTTCTAATACAATATATATGTACAATATTTAGGTCTTGGCTCGTCATATTTATTAATTAGCAATTTAGCGTGGATGATGCTTAAACTAATTTGTTCTGGGTGCGGAAAAAGATCGACAAGTACATCCATTAAGAAACTAATAACCAATACCCAGAATCGATAACCTACTTGGGAATTAAGTagattaactaataataatatgtataatatctATCTAGTAGTTTTAAAGGTtatttcaattataaaaataaactaacacaTACACATTTCAGATATAAGAAGTAAAAAATTAATCAACCTTCGGCTATAATTAATTGTTAATGTGTATGTCTTAGTTGTCGACAGGTTCATGGTTTAGCTAGCGGTTGCCCTTGCATTTGGAAGTTGAACTAGTAAAGTAGGCCACTCTGGCTTATAACCTCACATTAACCCTAATTTAGTTATATTACAGCTAACATTAATACAACCTCTCTAACTAGCCAGTAATAACAAGCTAATtacaattaaatatataaattaacaagGTAGCTAGGCTTCTTTCTTGGCGGCTAAGGTTATTGAAAAAATTCATCAGAGATAATACAAGGCGGCGGCGCTGCGGCGGAGAGAGAGGATGGTGTCGTCACCGGGAACGAAAGTATTGGAGATCAACTTGATTTCAGCACAAGATCTTCAGCGACCAAAGGCTTCAGTGAGGAGACTCAAAACGTACGTGGTGATATGGATGGATCCCTCCTACAAGCTCCGAACACAGGTTGACCAGATCGGCGGCAATAACCCTACCTGGAACGACAGGTTTCTCTTCCGAGTCACGCCGGAGTACCTCGCCAGCGTAACCTCGGGCTTCTCCGTAGCCATCTTTGCCGTCGGGACTTTCCGCGACCACCTTGTCGGCACGGTGAGGATCCTGGTGAGCAACATCCTCTCCACTGTAGAGCCAGCAATGAAGCCTTGCTTCAGCGCCGTCCAGGTGCGCCGCCAGTCAGGGAGATTCCAGGGGGTCTTGAACGTCGGCGCCAGGGTGGTCGACGAGTTCTACTTCCCGGCGTGGCACAAGGTACCGGCGATAGGGCTCCACGATCTGATGCTGAAGGTGGAGAAGCAGCGCCGCCGCAACAAGCTGGGACTCTCGAGCGGTGAGAATTCTTTGTCGGAGTCATCGAAGACGACGTCGTCTTTGCCATCACCGGACGATGACAGGTGAAAGTGTTAAAGGAGGAAAACAATTGGCTGGTTCCGTAGCTATGCTTTTTGTAAGCATAATGATATCGCACGCTCC
This window contains:
- the LOC112758878 gene encoding BON1-associated protein 2-like; translation: MVSSPGTKVLEINLISAQDLQRPKASVRRLKTYVVIWMDPSYKLRTQVDQIGGNNPTWNDRFLFRVTPEYLASVTSGFSVAIFAVGTFRDHLVGTVRILVSNILSTVEPAMKPCFSAVQVRRQSGRFQGVLNVGARVVDEFYFPAWHKVPAIGLHDLMLKVEKQRRRNKLGLSSGENSLSESSKTTSSLPSPDDDR